TACGATTAGACAAAAATAAGGTTAAAGAAGGGATCATTGTCCGGCTTACCCGCTCTATACCTGAGTCAGTTTTAAgtaagacttgaggatgaaTACAACAATAACACAAAATGTATGCTTAATTGAAGAAAACCCATTAGAATGCTCCTATGCGGCTTTTTATAGGTCAAATCAGGAACAAACGACGACTCGAAACAAAGCCACCATACATACACAGAAACTTGGCACTCAAGCGCTGCCATTACAGTCGCACTTCATAAATACCCCTGACAACTTATAACACGTGTGGAAGAGCAACCGTCTCTTACAAAATTGTGCTATACAGCTGGGCCGAAACGTAATACGTAGATTACCCCAACAAGCAGACTACTAAAAACATAAGGATTCATAGAAAAATTAACGTCCGATGCGAGCTCACATGCAATGGTTCGCCAATCCGTCTGTTTTGTGGGGGGTGGGGGTGGGGTTACTAAGAGATATGAGCTAGGCCCAACCCATATCAACCTAATCAAAAGCATAGGGCCTACCAAGGGGTTGCCAACCATTTATAAAAGGAGCTCACTACCCACTAAATGAGGTCTACCTACTTTCTCTCTTTGATTTACTAGTTTATCTCTCTATCCATTCTGAGACTAACTTGGGTATCAGAATGTTCACTGGAATCGCTTCCTGTACAAAGACGACATCCGATTGCGAAGGCCTACCTATGCCCCACATCTCCATTAGTGGGTATACTTTGAAATTCGCTTCGTGTCTCAGTTAATTCGTTGGTACATACGGGTACTCTTATTTTTAAAATCaacacataaaataaataaattataaattaaacaaaacataaatttaataaattatccaTAAACAcgaaatttttaattaataaaaatgaattgacACAATAGGTTGCGAGATCAAATCCCACTACCTATACATATGTAAAATACTTGTATATTTTATAAAGGTAGCGGAACGGGTAATTGGTACACGCTAGTTGTTACCCGCAAAATATATGGCAAGTAAGGAGTACCCGAAATAATTCTATTAGGTTGGATACCCGGAAAATcacattatataaataaaagaataatttcaaaCTACGAAAACCATTCGAACGCATGTGTAACCAATAACATTCTGTTAACCCAATTttatgttgattttttttttgtcattacaGACTTaatgtaacaaaaaaatatatacataatgatgtataaaaaaataaaaataaaagctcaatgaatcataaaataaaaaatcagatGTCTCCTAGtgtttctattttattttggcTTCAATTAAATAATGGTAAAACAATAATTTTACTGTTTGATGAATAGGAAGGGGCAGTATGGTCATACAATGAAGTTAAATTTGTTGCGAAATACTGCACGATTTGTGAACTAACGCCGATGACTTGAAGTTAACGTCGGATAGGTAACGTGTCGGCCAATGGAACCAACAATGGTAACTGAAAGTAACCAGTAGGTAACGTTAACCTAAGACCGATGAACGATAACTGACAAGTGGCAGTTAACAAGGGTAATTAGAGATCACGTGGAGTGGAGGGTGCTACTTTGTCAGAAAAATGCAATTTGTTGAATCCCTTGAAAGTGACGTTTTATTGCCGGTAATTCATAACCGTCTACTTTCTTTGGTCTATGGATTTTTTGATGGGtgcattttttttgtatgaCCTactataaaataaaacatttgatCAACCAACAATTTCACAATTATTTTAAGGAAAATGGATCAATTTTGGTTAAAGgttatttgaaaatttcaattttACTATCAACACATGAATAATTTGATTTCGCTCTTACTAACAATTTTAATtcactttaaataattttatcggAAAACAAAAATCTATGTAGTTGATATCAGAGATTGGATTTATATgaataaattttagatatgattTATAATAAAAGGAGGATTGACGAGTcttaactctaactaaatcttGAACAAGATTATCTTAGTATATCTATGCAACGACGGAGCTATGAATTCATATCTGGATGAACGTGTGATTCAGGGTTTTCAAAGTAAGATACGACAGAAATAGCTGGATAGGGAGATCCACTAGCTGAAGTATATCCGCCATCATATCTTATCTCGACAGTTTCAGGGAAGATCAAACTGACGCTTTTATATATTCTTTAAAGGAGAATGAATATACAGtagaacctctatataggaatactctatattagaataacctcccaattgttatacaaatagtccggTCCTAAGTGTATtcatatatagaggttttactgtacttaaatggcaattaatagcaaTTAAAGAGGCGTAATGACGTGGTTGTTCACTACGAACATCTTGAATGCTCAGAGGTTGCAAAACAGCATATAAATAAATACCTTAACTTGGGTATGTTTCAGGTATGTTGGCTAACTTCCTCCAAACTCTTGTcattatccattttcttatCAAATGTCATACCGACTTCAGTATCAGAGTGTTTCCGACTGAACCCAACGAAACCTCACAAAAAAGGGATTCCGATTAAGAAATTTTGACGAGTTATCAAGTTATTAATTGCACTTTTCGATCTAAAGGAGCATTAATTGGAGTTGGTTGTACGAATTGACTAGAACGAAAATGTGCAATATTTTTAGGGAGTGAAGATAAAATTTCGTGTCACAGACTCCATCTTTTGATGCAAGTTAtgtcaaacccgacctaaaataagatcagataagacggtgagacattaccactgacttattatataaaccagtagcagtatctctcaaataagaagaaaaatcaaatcaaaaaccaaattctggttttaagctaaaatgaccaacatatgtcatttccagcataacattttcatacggagtccgattaagtcGATTcaaaacccctggaaacgtaagataataataataaactttcatttaggactccatgacagattcagcctatatctggtcgaaaaatgcattaCAAGATTCTGATATGAATCTGATTTTTCCgcatcacctatatagacaattctttattatatctagctcaaagttatgacttaatCATAACCGATATCACACTATTCCACAAGTTCTCAACTTTTACTAATTATATCTATACCTGTAGATAatacaaaccaaacaaaaggacactgccaaaaacaagttcttcaagtgtccgtatactatccacatatatgtacatgaacaaaatggatgcaataccctagagacgacttgcacctcgtagctgtaaccgaaccacgccctaggatcgagtacccctctcggtaccttgcacttcttcgcctaaaaccaaaacattaaaaacattttgaaaacatgagataaaaatctcaataagaaactatcagctataaaaatcatctttacttaatataactacatatatatacatttataaaggatttaatcaaaaccttgtaaaatatacacaaaactaaagttcataataggatcaaggtattaaaccaaaaaccaaaaatatataatcttgtatccattcttgagttcatccccttataattcaaatcacaattcacaacatatacgagacgtctcttaacattgtctatcccatatggtcttacccaacacttctctgccatacccagtaggtcttcagactgtgtacacaggccatatttctcactaaatatggtctttgaaaattaaatccaccataccggactactctcaagagataccaaacatttaattccatatatatatatatatatatagattgaaaccaaaaacatatacgtatatatgtatatacttcacttgatcataatcaagttcacaagtgttcaattctccaaaatatcaatcgttaatcaaataaaattccaaaattgaTCAACCACTGAaacctcaaatcaatataacctagtaaaatctgtaattcatatttaaacatagtcaatagttcatttgaactataatttcacaataaaaagcaagattgtgaaaaacctcaattttacaaaattccagcatctccctaaaatatcaatttctggaaattctttgattatatatatatctatatacataaaactcaaaatatagttgatagtgaCTTACCTTGActgctaattgaagaaaacaactCGTTCAATTTgcctctaaatcctgtctaagatgttttccctccaaacgcttccgaaactcaaaaactcttcggttaggatttagatctatgcctaaggatgctatagtttaaatttcaagtgatttggacggtcgaatctccgtaaatcaaagaaacggtggagaaacggtcgaagaacgatttgataaaaagaaaaagaaacagaggagaagagaaaagaattaaaagaagaagacgatGCAATGTCCTGTAAGTTTCAGGATTTATATCCAAAATTTGGCAAATATCcattttggtcctccatctttatataatcttttaataattaccctaaacttttaatttgcacatcaacccatcaaattaactccaaatttttcctataacatcaaataaaaatcacatacctcataattataatatatattaatatctagacataaattctagaaatttagacacggacgtgacaatcctcctcaccttaagaaatttcgtccacgAAATTGTACTTACCCGTCTAGGTGAATAAATGGGGATATTGTTGTCTCATATCCTCCTCTCTTTCCCAGGTTGCTTCCTCACGAGAGTGTCTGTGCCACATAATTTTAACAAGTGGTATGGTTTTGTTCCTGAGGACTTTCTGTTCTCTAGCTAGAATAGCTACTGGTTCCTCTTTATAGGACAAGTCTTCAGACAATTCAATTGGCTGCTCTCGAATGATGTGATTCGGATCACTCATATACCTCCGTAGCATTGAAACATGGAATACATCATGTATATTGGAGAGATTCTGAGGCAATTGTAATCGATATGCAACTGGCCCAACTCTTTCCACAACTTCATATGGACCAATGAACCTAGGACTCAACTTCCCTTTCTTGCCAAACCGAAGTAAACCCTTCCACGGTGATACTTTCAGAAATACTCTATCTCCCACATCATATTCAATTGGTCTTCGTTTCAGATCTGCATAACTCTTTTGTCTGTCTTGTGCTTCTTTTAATTTCTGTTGTATGATTTGCACCTTTTCTGTTGTCAACTGCACTATCTCAGGCCCTAATAACTGTCTCTCGCCTACTTCAGACCAACATAATGGAGTTCTACATCTTCTTCCATATAAggcttcataaggtgccatatCAATACTAGATTGATAACTGTTATTATATGCAAACTCCATTAAAGGAAAATGTACATCCCAACtactttgaaaattcaaaatGCTAGCTCTCAGCATATCTTCCAAAGTTTGAATGGTACGCTCACTCTGACCGTCAGTCTGTGGATGGAAAGCTGTACTGAAATTCAATCTTGTGCCTAATGCATCTTGAAAACTAGGCCAAAACCTTGATGTAAAGCGAGGATCCCTGTCAGAAACAATAGAAACCGGTACACCATGAAGTCTAACAATCTCCTTGATATACAACTGTGCCAACTTCTCTAAAGAAAAAGTCACTTTCACCGGAAGAAAGTGGGATGATTTTGTTAATCTATCCACAATTACCCATATAGAATCATTACCATATTGTGTACGAGGTAATCCACTGACAAAATCCATTGTAATATGTTCCCACTTCCATTCAGGAATAGGAAGTGGTTGTAAAGTACCAGCAGGTCGTTGATGTTCTGCTTTGACTTGTTGACAACTTAAACATCTACCCACATATTCAGCTATCTCCCTTTTCATTCCTTTCCACCAGAAATGCTCTCGAAGATTTCTGTACATTTTAGTACTCCCAGGGTGCATTGCATATGATGAATCATGAGCTTCTTCTAATATCTCCTTCTTGATATCATTAACATTCGGAACACACATTCTGTCTCCAAACCTTAACATGCCATCTCCTATTACCTTATATTCAATCTTCTTCCCCTCGCTAACGTCTTTTCTGATTTGTTCtaaaaattcatcttgattttGAGCTTCTTTAATTCTGTCTCGAAGAATCGGTCTCACCTTCAGCATTGCACATAATACTACCCCATCTCCACAAATCAGTTCAACATTCAAAGCTCTCATATCAAGCAATAAAGACATTCTCACTGATTGTATATAACTCAAACTTCCAACGTTCTTGCGACTCAAAGCATCAGCTACAACATTAGCTTTACCAGGATGATATTCAATAGTCAGGTCATAGTCTTTCAATAACTCAATCCATCTCATTTGCCTCAAATTCAATTCCTTCTGTGTCATTATATATTTCAGACTTTTATGATCAGTGAATATTAGACACTTTTCACCATAAAGATAATGTCTCCAAATCTTTAAAGCAAACACCACGGCAGCTAATTCAAGATCATGTGTCGGGTAATTCAATTCGTGTGGCCTTAATTGTCGTGACGCATAAGCAATAACGTTATCATTCTGCATCAATACAATTCCGAGACCTTGCCCTGATGCATCACTATACACTGTATAACCTTCACCCACTATAGGTAGTGCTAACACAGGAGCACTGATAAGTCTTGACtttaatatatcaaaacttTCTTGACATTCAGGTTTCCACTCAAATTTAACACCCTTCCGCAGTAATCGTGTCATCGGACAAGCTATAAGTGAGAATCCTTTCACAAATCTTCTGTAATAACCCGCTAATCCTAGGAAACTACGTACTTCATGTACATTCGATGGTGCTTCCCAATTAGCTACAGCTTCAACTCTTTTAGGATCAACTAAAATTCCCCTAGCTGATACCACATGACCTAAGAACATCATTTCATCAAGCCAAAACTCACATTTGCTAAATTTTGCATACAATTGTTTCTCCCTTAGAATCTGCAAAACTGTTCTCAAATGTTTACTGTGATTTTCCTTATCCTTAGAATACACAAGAATATCATCGATAAACACAATCACAAACGTATCTAAGTAAGGTTTAAAAATCCTATTCATAAGGTCCATAAAAGCAGCAGGTGCATTAGTTAATCCAAATGGCATAaccaaaaattcataatgcccgtATCGAGTTCTAAAAGCTGTTTTCTGAACATCCTCTTCCCTGACCTTCAATTGATGATACCCAGTTCTCAAGtcaatttttgaaaatatgGTTGCTCCTTGCAATTGATCAAACAAATCGTCAATTCTAGGTAATGGATACTTGTTACGAATAGTAACCTTGTTCAGTTGACGATAATCAATGCATAACCGCATTGTACCATCCTTCttttttacaaacaaaactGGAGCTCCCCATGGTGATACACTAGGTCGAATATAACCCTTATCCAATAACTCTTGCAACTGCACTTTCAATTCTTTCATTTCTGCTGGTGCCATTCTATATGGTGCAAGTGATATAGGAGCAGTACCAGGCTGCAAATCCATTACAAACTCTACTTCTCTTACTAGTGGTAACCCTGGTATTTCATCTGGAAAGACATCTGCATATTCATTCACAATTGGCACATCTTCTAATTTAGGAGATTCTTTATTACTATCTACCACATATGCCAAGAAAGCGTCACATCCTTTCCTTAGCATTTTCATAGCTGTCATAACTGTGACTATACTTCTACGTACACCTCTCTCACCATGAAACACATATCCCTCTCCACTAGCTAATACTAGATTAACTTTCTTTTTCGAACAATCTACCATTGCTTGATATTTAGATAATGAATCCATGCCTAAGATGACATCAAATGTTTGCACCATCAAAGGTATCAAATTCACATCTATAAAAGACTCTCCTAACTTCACTTCACAATTAGGATACACATGTGTACATACTAAAGATTATCCCATAGGCATGCTAACAGTTAAACGTTCTGGCATAAGTTTTGACTCCCAAATTATATCAGACATAAATAATggagacacaaaagaatgtGTAGCACCAGGATCAATAAGCAGATAAGCATATTTTCCAAATAAAGAAATCGTACCAGTGATAACTTCTGCAGATGCAACAGCTTCTTGTGGAGTCATAGCAAAAGCTCGAGGTTGAGTTGCAGCTCTATCTGACTGATTACCCTGATTCCTAGCTCCTTGAGAAGTATTACCAGCTCCTCTTCCCATATTAGTACCTCTACCATTACCCCAATTATTTCCTCTCCCAAACAAATTACCTCTACTTCCTCTGTCAGTCTGTAATCCTCTACCCCTTCCAACTCTGTTCAGTTTAGGACATCTAGTACGTAcatgtccttcctcaccacactcATAACAAACAATTCGTCTTTGTGGTTCAGTTGTCCTCCCTGAAGGACAATCCCTTCTTAAGTGACCACTTCCGCCACACTGAAAACACTGTAATGTTCTCTTTCTGCATTCACCTGAATGAAATTGCCCACACTGACTACACTTTAAAACATTACCACTGCTAGCAATTGAAGGACTGTGTGAAGCTTGGCTAAAAGTATCAGGTGCTCGAAAAGTACTACGATTCACAAATGCTCCTCTTGAAGCCTGACTTTGTATCTGACTACCCCGAAACTGAGATGGTCCTCCTCTAGCAAACTTTGATCTCCCAAACTCCTCTGACTGCTTCTGACTAGTCTCAGATTCTAACTTCCCCTTTAACTTTTCTTTCTGTAATGCTTTCTCTACCCAGCCACGATAATGTACACCCTCGTATAAACTCAGCTCATTCTGATAAAATGCACTCAATCCGTCCTTAAATCTCTCACATTTCACTTCCTCAGTAGGAAACCACTGACTAGCATAACGATATAAATCATCAAACTTGTCCACATACTCTTTCATAACCATAGTCCTCTGTTTCAAATTAAAGAACTCATTTCTCTTCGCCTTCTGGAATGTTTCAGTCAGATATTCTCTCATGAACTCACATTTGAAAACTCCCCAATTCAAACCTTCAGGATACAAACCCCTGACCCGAGTTAACCATGCATCTGCTGGTCCATGTAATAAACCAAACACAACCCTGACTTTATCCTCATCCCGTAACTGCATAGTACTAAAGGCTTTTTCTGTAGCTTTTAACCAATTATCAGCTTCCTCAGAGTCAATTGTACCTTTGAAATCAAATGCCCCACAATTTTTAGCATCCTCAATTAGCTCACTGGGCCTTCTATGTGCTTCCCGTGTTTCCATTAtagtaacaaaagcttcaactaAAGCTCGGGGTTCAAGTTGTACTACTTGTGGCATTGCAGGTTGTTCAGCTGGAAGATTAACAGGTCGACGTGGAGGCAATGGTTGTTGTTGTCTTTGAGGTTGGTTAATGGGTGGAACTCTTGCATCAGAGGCTTCACTATCCCCTATGCCCTCAAGACCCCATCCTAGCTCTCTTCTGTCCTCATCTCTACCTCTACCTCTACCTCTATTTAGAGGCGGTCGGCCACGCGGTCGTCTCGGATGCATCTATATGATAAAGacacaattataattatatgtagATATATGATATGCATGAAGGTCATGTGTGCAACACAAGAAATAAAAGAATCACATTATATTACCTATATATCCACTCATGGATATGGATTAAACCTATGCTCTAATACCAAAAtgtcaaacccgacctaaaataagatcagataagacggtgagacattaccactgacttattatataaaccagtagcagtatctctcaaataagaagaaaaatcaaatcaaaaaccaaattctggttttaagctaaaatgaccaacatatgtcatttccagcataactttttcatacggagtccgattaagtcgattcaaaaacccctggaaacgtaagataataataataaactttcatttaggactccatgacagattcagcctatatctggtcgaaaaatgcattaCAAGATTCTGATATGAATCTGATTTTTCCgcatcacctatatagacaattctttattatatctagctcaaagttatgacttaatCATAACCGATATCACACTATTCCACAAGTTCTCAACTTTTACTAATTATATCTATACCTGTAGATAatacaaaccaaacaaaaggacactgccaaaaacaagttcttcaagtgtccgtatactatccacatatatgtacatgaacaaaatggatgcaataccctagagacgacttgcacctcgtagctgtaaccAAACCacgccctaggatcgagtacccctctcggtactttgcacttcttcgcctaaaaccaaaacattaaaaacatttggaaaacatgagataaaaatctcaataagaaactatcagctataaaaatcatctttacttaatataactacatatatatacatttataaaagatttaatcaaaaccttgtaaaatatacacaaaactaaagttcataataggatcaaggtattaaaccaaaaaccaaaaatatataatcttgtatccattcttgagttcatccccttataattcaaatcacaattcacaacatatacgagacgtctcttaacattgcctatcccagatggtcttacccaacacttctctgccatacccagtaggtcttcagactgtgtacacatgccatatttctcactaaatatggtctttgaaaattaaatccaccataCCAGACTACTCTCAAGggataccaaacatttaattccatTTAATTACATATacgtatatatgtatatacttcacttgatcataatcaagttcacaagtgttcaattctccaaaatatcaatcgttaatcaaataaaattccaaaattgaTCAACCACCGAaacctcaaatcaatataacctagtaaaatctgtaattcatatttaaacatagtcaatagttcatttgaactataatttcacaataaaaagtaagattgtgaaaaacctcaattttacaaaattccagcatctccctaaaatatcaatttctggaaattctttgattatatatatatatctatatacataaaactcaagaTATAGTTGATAGTGACTTACCTTGActgctaattgaagaaaacaactcgttcaattcgcctctaaatcctgtctaagacgttttccctccaaacgcttccgaaactcaaaaactcttcggttaggatttagatctatgcctaaggatgctatagtttaaatttcaagtgatttggacggtcgaatctccataaatcaaagaaacggtggagaaacggtcgaagaacgatttgataaaaagaaaaagaaatagaggagaagagaaaagaattaaaaagaagaagacGATGCAATGTCCTGGAAGTTTCAGGATTTATATCCAAAATTTggtaaatatttattttggtcctccatcttttaataattaccctaaacttttaatttgcacatcaacccatcaaattaacttcaaatttttcctataacaccaaataataatcacataccccataattataatatatattaatatctagacataaattctagaaatttagacacggacgtgacaagttaattaaagagaaaaatataaaaataaatcttggaGTTTGATGGATTTGTAAAAACAGTCCACATGGTTTAGAAGTTTATAAACATAGGTTCTGTGCCTTTTCCAGTTTATAAACCCAGtcattttgtcaaaaattattATCGTGGCCATTTACCAAAAAAATGAACGATTTTaagcaattaaaaaaattgacttttcaaattaattaaacCACAAATattgtataattaaaatatttaattcacGTATCCTTTAACTGCAAATTTCACAAAACATAAAACCTCTGTTTACAAACTTATATACTACGAAATATTGTATTTATAAATCAGTCAAaccaaaaaatttattttataataatttacttAAATTTGTTGACCTGAATAAATTTGAGCCGTAGAGTATTTTATGTTTTACGAGTGGttgaatttataattttaaatttgggTCAATTTATAACGGAATTATGAAACTTTGTACAATACCACCTAGTTGTGGGCTGATAGTGCCTCACATCCAAGGtgggaaagaaaataataacaaataaataaaggaaatttacgtataaatttacttttaaaaattatttacatttatattaagttataattttgaattatatcgaattaataaaataatatattttaatagaGTTAGGAATCTTAGATATATTATTTAGGGGAGAAATTATATTATACTTCCGATGCAATACACCCGATCAATTAAAAGAGGCAATATGTAGATGTTTATTTCTTAACACCAACCATATCACATGAATTGATATTCATTCCTCTTTTGATTGGTCGAGTGAATTACACCCGGTGTATAATAGAAGTTCTCTATCTAGGGTTTAAAATGTATGAATTgagatttagaatttttaaattggcttaataggcacccagccccctaaacttgtaacttttttttcatCTGGTCCcttcaacttaggggacaacctcttaaccctctcaactctccaaaaacatcacatacagcctcttacacccctatgttcggtcaaaatattgacccgtgtagaaaacgcacTTGACTATTGACCACACCAATATCACgcgtcatttttttattaaaattttccattctggcataagaattctgatcgaaatccatctctggtagttgctcgccgagcacaattgggcttgctcgccgagcagatctcaatggaaaaatttaattaaaaatgacaCGTAGCATTGGTGTGTTCAACAGTCAAGCGtattttctacacgggtcaatattttgaccgaacatatgGGTGTAAgaggttgtatgtgatgtttttggagagttgagggagTTGAGAGGTTgccccctaagttgagggggccagatgaaaaaagttacaagtttagggggtttgGTGCCTATTAAAcctttttaaattataatataaatacatactttattatat
The window above is part of the Euphorbia lathyris chromosome 3, ddEupLath1.1, whole genome shotgun sequence genome. Proteins encoded here:
- the LOC136224101 gene encoding uncharacterized protein, with amino-acid sequence MHPRRPRGRPPLNRGRGRGRDEDRRELGWGLEGIGDSEASDARVPPINQPQRQQQPLPPRRPVNLPAEQPAMPQVVQLEPRALVEAFVTIMETREAHRRPSELIEDAKNCGAFDFKGTIDSEEADNWLKATEKAFSTMQLRDEDKVRVVFGLLHGPADAWLTRVRGLYPEGLNWGVFKCEFMREYLTETFQKAKRNEFFNLKQRTMVMKEYVDKFDDLYRYASQWFPTEEVKCERFKDGLSAFYQNELSLYEGVHYRGWVEKALQKEKLKGKLESETSQKQSEEFGRSKFARGGPSQFRGSQIQSQASRGAFVNRSTFRAPDTFSQASHSPSIASSGNVLKCSQCGQFHSGECRKRTLQCFQCGGSGHLRRDCPSGRTTEPQRRIVCYECGEEGHVRTRCPKLNRVGRGRGLQTDRGSRGNLFGRGNNWGNGRGTNMGRGAGNTSQGARNQGNQSDRAATQPRAFAMTPQEAVASAEVITGEEVQGTERGTRS